Proteins encoded by one window of Elaeis guineensis isolate ETL-2024a chromosome 12, EG11, whole genome shotgun sequence:
- the LOC105055559 gene encoding transcription factor MYB36, translating to MGRAPCCDKANVKKGPWSPEEDRQLKEYIEKYGTGGNWIALPHKAGLKRCGKSCRLRWLNYLRPNIKHGDFTDNEDRIICNLYASMGSRWSIIASHLPGRTDNDIKNYWNTKLKKKLFGFPSSQRKPHQQQQQQYQQQHLFSFNLETRSVSFSSPPSLESMQVSQNLLNPIATPTFSSPLPQGSMHRYRVKDNSSLLMFGSEQSCSSSDGSCNQISYGSSVDYELCNVGQQMGSLESFLHCGSEETEKLLLGGGEASLEYNIDEIKPLVSPINWYNSPFGDDLSSPTAKDSSFKTQGRVMYYY from the exons ATGGGGAGGGCTCCATGCTGTGACAAAGCTAATGTGAAGAAAGGGCCTTGGTCCCCAGAGGAAGACAGACAGCTCAAGGAGTACATCGAGAAGTATGGCACTGGTGGAAATTGGATTGCTCTTCCTCACAAAGCTG GCCTGAAGAGATGTGGCAAGAGCTGCAGGTTGAGATGGCTCAACTATCTGAGACCAAATATTAAGCATGGGGACTTCACTGATAATGAGGACAGGATAATCTGCAACCTTTATGCTAGCATGGGAAGCAG GTGGTCCATCATAGCTTCCCACTTGCCAGGAAGGACTGACAATGATATAAAGAACTATTGGAACACCAAACTGAAGAAGAAGCTCTTTGGGTTCCCATCATCCCAAAGGAAGCCCcatcaacagcagcagcagcagtatcagCAGCAGCATCTCTTCTCATTTAATCTTGAAACCAGGAGTGTCTCATTCTCATCACCACCAAGCCTTGAAAGCATGCAGGTCTCCCAGAATCTCCTGAACCCTATAGCCACACCCACTTTCTCCTCCCCTCTACCACAAGGCTCGATGCATCGATATCGTGTCAAGGACAATAGCAGCCTCCTCATGTTTGGTAGCGAGCAGAGCTGCAGCTCCTCCGATGGGAGTTGCAATCAGATCAGCTACGGGAGTAGTGTAGATTATGAGCTTTGTAACGTTGGGCAACAAATGGGCTCTCTTGAAAGCTTTCTCCATTGCGGGTCAGAAGAAACCGAGAAGCTATTACTTGGTGGTGGTGAGGCCTCATTGGAGTACAATATCGACGAGATTAAGCCTTTGGTTAGTCCAATCAACTGGTACAACAGCCCCTTTGGGGATGATTTAAGCAGTCCAACAGCTAAGGACAGCAGCTTCAAGACCCAGGGGAGGGTCATGTACTACTACTGA